Below is a genomic region from Fusobacterium nucleatum.
AAAGCAAGTAGAGTACATCATATGATAGTTGATTATGAAAATAAGAAGAAAGTTGGGGATTGTATATCTTTTAAAGTTTTAAAAGATAAAATCACAAAATCTTTTTCTAATATAAATTCATTAGATGAGTTTTTTTCTAATAAATTATACAGAGAAAGCAAAACTGGAAAAAAAATACTTGAAGAATATTTAAATTATATGGGGATTATATTAAAAAATTTACTTTTTACTTATAATCCTAAAAAACTTATTATCTGTGGAGAATTATCACAATATGGAAATTATCTTTTGGATGATATTTTAAATATAGTCTATGAGAAAAATCATATTTTTTATAGAGATAGAGAAACTATTAGTTTTTCTAATTTTAAAGGTAGTTCTAGTATTATTGGAGCTGCTTTATTTCCTATTGTTGATAATTTAATGTAAAATTGGAGGAATAAATGTCAAATAAATATTTTCAAATTATAAAAGAATACTCTATTGTTACTTTAGCTTGTATAGTAATGGCTTTTAATATCAATTATTTCTTTTTAGCTAATAAATTAGCAGAGGGTGGTATTGCAGGAGTATCACTTATTATTCATTACTTAACAAATATAGATATAGGTTATCTTTATTTTATCTTGAATATTCCTTTAATCATATTAGCCTATATGTTTATAGGAAAAGATTTTCTTATAAAAACTTTATTTGCTACACTTATACTGACTATATTTTTAAAAATTTTTGGAAATTTTAGAGGTCCTATTGATGATATACTTATGGCTGCAATTTTTGGTGGTGGGATAAATGGTATTGCTATTGGAATAGTATTCTATGCAGGTGGTTCTACTGGTGGAACAGACATTATAGCAAAAATAATTAATAAATATTATGGTATTGCTATAGGAAAAATTCTTTTAACTATTGATTTTATAATATTATCTATGGTTGCCTTTATATTTGGAAAAGTAATTTTTATGTATACTCTTATTTCGCTTCTAGTTTCAGCAAAAATGGTTGATGTTATTCAAGAAGGTATTTATAGTGCTAAGGGAGTTACAATTATAACAAATAAAGTAGAGGAATTGAGAAAAAAAATTATGGAAGATACTGGTCGTGGAATTACCTTAATCAATGCAAAAGGTGCATATACACAAAAAGAGATTGGAATGCTCTATTGTGTTGTTGGTAAATATCAACTTATAAAAGTAAAAAGTATAGTAAAAGAAATTGATCCTGAAGCATTTATGATAGTTAATCAAGTTCATGAAGTTGTAGGAAAAGGATTTTTAGGTCAATAATTTTTTGACTTTTATTAATAAAATTTATACAATAGAGGGAGAATAAGTAGTATTATCTAAAAGAGTACCTATTTTATTATTAGGAGGATATAAAAAGTATGAATAACAATGAATTTATAAATAAATATACATCTGGAAAATGTTTATCATTTTTAGATTTTCAAGTAGTTGCAAAAAAATATGGAATATATTTTGAAAAAATTAACAATGACATCATTGTTTGTTATGATGGAAATGCTGATCCAAAAGTTGCTGCATTTAAATTTTATAAAAATTTTTTTCCAGAAACAACTTTAACACCTTTAAATTTTGATTTAATCACAAATATTAGCAACTTTCATTCAAGATTTTTAAAGGATAAAATTAATGAAATTTCTCAAAAATATGGGTTACCTCCATTTTATAAACAAAGTATATCTATTAAAGAAAATGCAATTTCTCTTTTAAATGCTTTAAAAACTAGATATGCTATATACAGAGAGGACATTGAATTTATAAAATACATTTTAGAATTATAAAATATAAAAAGGACTCTTACCTCAATTGTAATTGTCCTTTTATTTTGGGATTATTTTTTAATGGGAAATGTGCTTAGGAGCTTATGAGTAAACTCCTAAGACTTTTTATTTTAATAATTATTTTGTTGCTTTATATTTTTTTATTTCTTCAGTTAATATAGGTAATATTTTATGTAAATCTCCAACTATTCCTAAATCAGCTACTGAAAAAATAGGTGCAAATCTATCTTTATTTATAGCAATTATAAATTCAGATTCTTCCATACCTGCAACGTGTTGAATAGCTCCTGAAATTCCACATGCAAAATAAACTTCTGGTCTAACTGTTTTACCAGTTTGTCCAACTTGTCTGTCATGAGGCATATTTCCAGCATCAACTTGTGCTCTTGAAGAAGAAACAATTCCTCCAATTTCTGTTGCTAAATCTTCTAGTAATTCAAAGTTTTGTTTTGCTCCAACTCCTCTTCCTCCAGAAACTAATATCTTAGCTTCAGAAATATCTACTTTATTTCCACCTTCTTTAACAACTTTTAAAAGTTTAACTTTCATTTTTGAAGCATCTAAAGTTACTGGAAATTCAACTACTTCACCAGTTCTATCATCAGACTTAGGTAATTTTTTCATAACTCCTGGTCTAACAGTTGCCATTTGTGGTCTGTGATCTGGAGAAACTATTGTTGCCATTAAGTTTCCACCAAATGCTGGTCTTGTCATACCTAATTGTCTTTCTTTATCTTTTAATAATTCAAGTTTTGTACAATCAGCTGTTAATCCAGTTGATATTCTTGAAGATACTCTTGGTGCTAAATCTCTTCCTAATGTAGTTGCTCCAAATAAAACTATTTCAGGTTTTTGATCATTTATTGTAGCAGTTAAAACTTGTGCATAAGCTTCTGTATCATATACTTCTAATTCAGGTTTATCAACTACTAAAACCTTATCTGCTCCTGCTTTTATTAAATCCTGAGCAAGATTTTTTATGTTGTGTCCTACTAATAAAGCAGTTACTCTTGCTGCATCTGGATTATTTTTCTTAACATCAGCAACTTTATTTTTTAATTCTTGATCATCTTCTTCAAGAGTTGCAGCAGCTACATCTACACTTTTTATTGCTGCTTCTTTTTTCCCAGCAAAGTCAGCTAATTCATCTCCTGCATCTTTTAATGCTATTTGTTTATTTATTTCATATGCTAACTCTGTTGCTTTTCCTAATAATTCTAACCCTACATTTTGCAATATACCATCTCTTTGTTCAGCAAATACTAGGATTCCTTTATAATCATTTAAATTCATATTATTTTCTCCTTTATCATTAAGATTAGATTATAAATTTTTCTTTTAATTTTTCTAATATAATGCTAGCTGCTTCTTTTGCATCAACTTCATGTAATACACCTGGTTCTTTTACACCTTTTGTAAATGATTTATTAACTTTTGTTGGTGATCCAGCTAATCCTATCTTTTCAGGGTCTATTTCAATATCATCAAATGTCCAAGTTTCAATTGGTCTTTCAAATACATCAACAATAGCTCCAACATTCATATATCTAGGTTGGTTAGCCTCTGCAAGTACAGTTACTAATCCTGGTGTAGGAAGTTCTAATAAGAAGTATCCATCTTCTGTTGCTCTTTTAATAACAAATGATTTTGAAGCTTCTTTATATTCCATTTCTTTTACATAAGATACTTGAGGTAATCCTAAATGTTCTGCAATTTGAGGCCCAACTTGTGCAGTGTCTCCATCAATTGCTTGTCTTCCTGCAACTATTAAATCAATATCTTCTATTTTTCTTATTGCCGCAGCAATAGTATTAGAAGTAGCTAATGTATCAGCTCCTCCAAATTTTCTATCTGTTATAAGGATAGCTCTGTCAGCTCCCATTGCATAAGCTTCTCTTAGTATAGCTTCTGCTTGAGGTGGTCCCATTGTTATAACAATAACTTCTGCTCCATATAAATCTTTTAATTTTAGAGCTTCTTCTAATCCACCCTTATCATCTGGGTTCATGATACTAGGAACTCCATCTCTGATAATTGTTCCTTTTACTGGATCTATTTTAACTTCAGTTGTATCTGGAACTTGTTTTATACAAACTACTATT
It encodes:
- a CDS encoding YitT family protein, whose protein sequence is MSNKYFQIIKEYSIVTLACIVMAFNINYFFLANKLAEGGIAGVSLIIHYLTNIDIGYLYFILNIPLIILAYMFIGKDFLIKTLFATLILTIFLKIFGNFRGPIDDILMAAIFGGGINGIAIGIVFYAGGSTGGTDIIAKIINKYYGIAIGKILLTIDFIILSMVAFIFGKVIFMYTLISLLVSAKMVDVIQEGIYSAKGVTIITNKVEELRKKIMEDTGRGITLINAKGAYTQKEIGMLYCVVGKYQLIKVKSIVKEIDPEAFMIVNQVHEVVGKGFLGQ
- a CDS encoding electron transfer flavoprotein subunit alpha/FixB family protein, whose protein sequence is MNLNDYKGILVFAEQRDGILQNVGLELLGKATELAYEINKQIALKDAGDELADFAGKKEAAIKSVDVAAATLEEDDQELKNKVADVKKNNPDAARVTALLVGHNIKNLAQDLIKAGADKVLVVDKPELEVYDTEAYAQVLTATINDQKPEIVLFGATTLGRDLAPRVSSRISTGLTADCTKLELLKDKERQLGMTRPAFGGNLMATIVSPDHRPQMATVRPGVMKKLPKSDDRTGEVVEFPVTLDASKMKVKLLKVVKEGGNKVDISEAKILVSGGRGVGAKQNFELLEDLATEIGGIVSSSRAQVDAGNMPHDRQVGQTGKTVRPEVYFACGISGAIQHVAGMEESEFIIAINKDRFAPIFSVADLGIVGDLHKILPILTEEIKKYKATK
- a CDS encoding electron transfer flavoprotein subunit beta/FixA family protein — protein: MRIVVCIKQVPDTTEVKIDPVKGTIIRDGVPSIMNPDDKGGLEEALKLKDLYGAEVIVITMGPPQAEAILREAYAMGADRAILITDRKFGGADTLATSNTIAAAIRKIEDIDLIVAGRQAIDGDTAQVGPQIAEHLGLPQVSYVKEMEYKEASKSFVIKRATEDGYFLLELPTPGLVTVLAEANQPRYMNVGAIVDVFERPIETWTFDDIEIDPEKIGLAGSPTKVNKSFTKGVKEPGVLHEVDAKEAASIILEKLKEKFII